The following are from one region of the Halogeometricum sp. S3BR5-2 genome:
- a CDS encoding RNA-guided endonuclease InsQ/TnpB family protein: MGRTIRTFEATITNQQQVRGDLDQLGWAASKLWNVGRYYAQQQWDETGEIPDDGKLKAELKSHKRYTDLHSQSSQRVLEELAEAFNGWFGKRRNGDNRARPPGYRKNRDSHPRSTVSFKAAGFKHDAQFTRVRLSKGRNLKDHRSDFILCEYETRPDVDLTEWDIQQVRTVYKRDEWRLQFVCRITISPEPPGDGVAGVDLGICNFATVSFGGESVLYPGGALKEDEYYFTKKKAKCDDSSSREATRLDRTRTGRRTYFLHALSKAIVEECVERGVGTLVVGDLGGIREDDGNSEPRNWGDHGNLDLHGWPFDRFTTLLDYKAEAEGIDVELVSERDTSKSCSACGHTDDNQRVERGLYVCETCDTVANADVNGAENIRQKVLPSLATDGGDRDNGWLAQPAVHLFDSSEGVFAPREQVVIREP; this comes from the coding sequence ATGGGTCGAACCATCCGAACCTTTGAGGCCACGATTACGAACCAGCAACAGGTTCGTGGCGACCTCGACCAACTCGGATGGGCCGCCTCAAAACTCTGGAACGTCGGTCGCTACTACGCACAACAACAGTGGGACGAAACGGGCGAGATTCCCGATGACGGGAAACTCAAAGCCGAACTCAAAAGCCACAAACGCTACACGGACTTACATTCTCAATCCAGTCAGCGCGTTCTCGAAGAACTCGCTGAAGCGTTCAACGGCTGGTTCGGTAAGCGTCGGAACGGCGACAACCGCGCCCGACCGCCCGGCTACCGCAAAAACAGAGACTCCCACCCGCGTTCAACCGTGTCGTTCAAAGCGGCTGGCTTCAAGCACGACGCACAGTTCACCCGCGTTCGCCTCTCAAAAGGACGAAACCTCAAAGACCACCGTTCAGACTTCATCCTGTGCGAGTACGAGACTCGCCCGGATGTTGACCTGACTGAGTGGGACATTCAACAGGTTCGCACCGTCTACAAACGCGACGAGTGGCGACTCCAGTTCGTCTGTCGCATCACCATCAGCCCGGAACCACCGGGCGATGGGGTCGCTGGTGTTGACCTCGGGATTTGCAACTTCGCCACTGTCTCGTTCGGCGGGGAATCGGTGTTGTATCCCGGCGGCGCACTCAAAGAGGACGAATACTACTTCACGAAAAAGAAAGCCAAGTGCGACGATTCTTCGTCCCGTGAGGCGACTCGTCTTGACCGGACGCGAACTGGTCGCCGGACGTACTTCTTGCACGCACTCTCGAAAGCAATCGTAGAGGAGTGCGTCGAACGAGGAGTCGGAACGCTTGTCGTTGGCGACCTCGGTGGCATCCGAGAAGACGACGGGAACAGCGAACCTCGGAATTGGGGCGACCACGGCAATCTCGACTTGCACGGGTGGCCGTTCGACCGATTCACGACGCTACTCGACTACAAGGCGGAAGCCGAAGGCATCGACGTTGAGTTGGTGTCCGAACGCGATACGTCGAAGTCGTGTTCGGCGTGCGGCCACACAGATGACAACCAGCGAGTTGAACGTGGCCTGTACGTGTGTGAGACGTGCGATACGGTTGCGAACGCGGACGTGAACGGTGCGGAGAATATTCGGCAAAAGGTACTCCCGAGTCTCGCCACGGATGGCGGTGATAGGGATAACGGCTGGTTGGCACAGCCAGCGGTTCACCTGTTCGACAGTAGTGAGGGTGTTTTCGCCCCACGAGAACAGGTTGTTATCCGCGAACCTTAA
- a CDS encoding RNA-guided endonuclease InsQ/TnpB family protein, translated as MHIHRTYRAKILNHSQVEEMLDHHGWSASKLWNVANYHSRQEWDDTGEIPDDSDLKSELKTHPKYKGLHSQSSQRVLEELAEAFNSWYGKRKSDDRANPPGYRKKNYYDDQGRRVHEEHPRSTVTWKQKGIRHDTENGRVRLSKGANHKEHPRAWEYILVEYETRPGVTVENLQQVRAVYDNAKGRWKLHLVCKHDVETPTAPGNASAGVDLGICNFAAVAYSTEQSDLYPGNRLKQDGYYFPKEIAKCDDSGGERATRLHKKWSERRTHFFHSLAKHIVERCVEQEVGQINIGKLAGVREDENRSSKNWGKHGNLDLHGWAFDRFSNILEYKAKVEGIEVVEVSERDTSKTCCVCGRKDESQRVERGLYVCEEHDDAFNADVNGAENIRLDINQSNSESSANLDEDRSTGWLAQPAVYLHDLSRGFQPRAEVVDCKP; from the coding sequence ATGCACATCCACCGTACATACCGAGCGAAAATTCTCAACCACTCACAGGTAGAGGAGATGCTCGACCACCACGGATGGAGTGCCTCGAAGCTGTGGAACGTAGCGAACTACCACTCTCGACAAGAGTGGGACGACACGGGCGAGATTCCCGACGACTCGGACTTGAAAAGCGAGTTGAAGACTCATCCAAAATACAAGGGACTACACAGTCAGTCCAGTCAGCGCGTTCTGGAGGAACTCGCTGAAGCCTTCAACTCGTGGTACGGCAAACGCAAGTCTGACGACAGAGCGAACCCGCCCGGTTACCGCAAGAAAAACTACTACGACGACCAAGGCCGTCGCGTCCACGAAGAACACCCGCGTAGCACGGTGACGTGGAAACAGAAAGGCATCCGTCACGACACCGAAAACGGTCGAGTGCGACTCTCGAAGGGTGCGAACCACAAGGAACACCCACGAGCGTGGGAGTACATCCTCGTCGAATACGAGACGCGTCCCGGCGTCACCGTCGAAAACCTACAACAAGTTCGCGCCGTCTACGACAACGCGAAGGGGCGATGGAAACTGCACTTAGTGTGTAAGCACGACGTGGAGACTCCCACCGCACCCGGCAACGCGTCAGCGGGTGTTGACCTCGGTATTTGTAATTTCGCGGCAGTGGCGTACAGCACCGAACAATCCGACCTGTACCCCGGCAACCGCCTGAAACAGGACGGGTACTACTTCCCGAAAGAAATCGCTAAGTGCGACGATTCGGGTGGTGAACGGGCCACTCGTCTTCACAAGAAGTGGTCGGAGCGCCGAACCCACTTCTTCCACTCCTTAGCGAAGCACATCGTAGAACGGTGTGTCGAGCAGGAAGTTGGCCAAATCAACATCGGGAAACTCGCTGGTGTCCGCGAGGACGAGAACAGGTCGTCGAAGAACTGGGGTAAGCACGGCAACCTCGACTTGCATGGATGGGCGTTCGACAGGTTCTCGAACATCCTCGAATACAAGGCGAAGGTTGAGGGCATCGAAGTCGTAGAAGTGTCAGAGCGCGACACGAGCAAGACGTGTTGCGTCTGCGGTAGGAAAGACGAGAGTCAGCGTGTTGAGCGTGGCTTGTACGTGTGCGAGGAGCACGACGACGCGTTCAACGCTGACGTGAACGGGGCGGAGAACATCCGTCTCGACATCAATCAAAGTAACTCCGAGTCTTCGGCCAATTTGGACGAAGATAGGAGTACCGGCTGGTTGGCACAGCCCGCAGTCTACCTTCATGACCTCTCCCGAGGATTCCAACCTCGGGCAGAGGTGGTAGACTGCAAACCCTAA
- a CDS encoding anthrone oxygenase family protein, translating to MLAAFDFDFDRAMPSDVRIETLVSGGAVDQLLPATVPFALLLTVAAAVVLSGLAAGFFFAYAANVTLALNGLTGEAYTTVMQPINESVRNPAFAAVFFGAPAVAALGAVLVLLGGDLLTPYGLLFLLGAGVYLVGTLAVTVVVHLPMNDAIAAWSPSAPPEEWAAVRARWARWNLLRTAAALVSFVAFLAATVALLARPPG from the coding sequence ATGCTAGCCGCGTTCGATTTCGACTTCGACCGAGCGATGCCGTCCGACGTCCGCATCGAGACGCTCGTCTCCGGCGGCGCTGTCGACCAGTTGCTCCCGGCGACCGTTCCCTTCGCCCTCCTTCTGACCGTCGCCGCCGCCGTCGTGCTGTCCGGTCTCGCGGCGGGGTTCTTCTTCGCCTACGCGGCGAACGTGACGCTGGCGCTGAACGGACTCACGGGGGAGGCGTACACGACGGTGATGCAACCCATCAACGAGAGCGTGCGGAACCCCGCGTTCGCCGCGGTGTTCTTCGGCGCGCCGGCTGTCGCCGCGCTCGGAGCCGTACTGGTACTTCTCGGCGGCGACCTCCTGACGCCGTACGGTCTCCTCTTCCTCCTCGGCGCGGGCGTCTACCTCGTCGGGACGCTCGCCGTGACGGTCGTCGTCCACCTCCCGATGAACGACGCTATCGCCGCGTGGTCACCGTCCGCACCGCCGGAGGAGTGGGCCGCGGTCCGGGCGCGGTGGGCGCGGTGGAACCTGCTCCGGACCGCCGCGGCGCTCGTCTCGTTCGTCGCGTTCCTCGCCGCGACGGTCGCACTCCTCGCCCGGCCACCCGGGTGA
- the fdhF gene encoding formate dehydrogenase subunit alpha, with protein sequence MSDQQPNETDATDEEKSGVAGYMAQAKEMAESAQERGETTPDHGSDEGHSGPFAPAEHLAESFAANSMSEGRLFDVAGAISDYRLDDVDVTDTTCGYCAVGCRFDVLSKDDEVLGIRPNAEKAPVNGISTCVKGKFGYGYADDEDRLTTPLIKEDGEFREASWEEALDRVAEELQETRDEYGPDALGLVSSSRTSNEANYLMQKLSRQVLKTNNIDNCNRLCHSPTVAGLSQTVGYGAGSVGTEAFNDTDCYLITGSNTTESHPVLATDIKQNLKDGAEAYVFDPRKVQIAEYATQYSRVTPGYDTVWINGMIHHILEEDLQDDEFIENRTVGFEEVKEGVEKFTPEYVEEHAGVPPEQLKNAAEAIATADSCTFCWTLGLTEHSHGTENVISMANLALVTGHVGTEKSGLAPFRGQNNVQGGGGDMGPVPGNFPGYQKVTDDDAREKFEDYYGVDDLPAEVGLTITEQFLAADRDNIKSMFVEGENPVYSEPNVDHAEEILEELDFLAVQDIFLTKTAEYADVVLPATGHVETNGTYTSTTRHVQLVKRAVDPPGEAKPDWVITQELANRFGFEWDYDSPSDIMDEINDLTPIYGGVTHERLENGEALSWPVWDEDHPGTPHLYEEQFNTADGKAHMFPTDISGPAEREMDDGDYPLKLTTGRVLYQYHTGTMTNREEGIRSYTDELFVEINPETAESLGIADEDPVRITSRKGEIEAMAQVTDRIGPDTIFVPMHVLGDETDVVNKLTDEEHLDEQAHVPEFKVTDVKVVPRDRPAAVDDDPNKSVPESADD encoded by the coding sequence ATGAGCGACCAGCAACCGAACGAGACGGATGCCACCGACGAGGAGAAATCCGGCGTCGCGGGCTACATGGCCCAGGCGAAGGAGATGGCAGAGTCCGCCCAGGAGCGAGGCGAGACGACGCCGGACCATGGGTCCGACGAGGGTCACAGCGGCCCGTTCGCCCCGGCCGAGCACCTCGCGGAGTCGTTCGCGGCCAACTCCATGTCGGAGGGTCGCCTCTTCGACGTGGCCGGCGCCATCAGCGACTACCGACTCGACGACGTCGACGTCACCGACACCACCTGCGGCTACTGCGCGGTGGGCTGTCGGTTCGACGTCCTCTCGAAGGACGACGAGGTGCTGGGAATCCGGCCGAACGCCGAGAAAGCCCCCGTCAACGGTATCTCGACGTGCGTGAAAGGGAAGTTCGGCTACGGTTACGCCGACGACGAAGACCGCCTCACGACGCCGCTCATCAAGGAGGACGGCGAGTTCCGCGAGGCGTCGTGGGAGGAGGCGCTGGACCGCGTCGCCGAGGAACTCCAGGAGACGAGAGACGAGTACGGCCCCGACGCGTTGGGGCTCGTCTCCTCCTCGCGGACGTCGAACGAGGCGAACTACCTGATGCAGAAGCTGTCTCGACAGGTCCTCAAGACAAACAACATCGACAACTGCAACCGGCTCTGTCACTCGCCGACCGTCGCGGGCCTCTCGCAGACGGTCGGCTACGGCGCCGGTTCCGTCGGCACCGAAGCCTTCAACGACACGGACTGCTACCTCATCACCGGTTCGAACACGACCGAGTCCCACCCCGTCCTCGCCACCGACATCAAGCAGAACCTCAAGGACGGGGCGGAGGCGTACGTCTTCGACCCGCGGAAGGTACAGATAGCCGAGTACGCGACGCAGTACTCCCGCGTCACCCCCGGCTACGACACGGTGTGGATCAACGGAATGATCCACCACATCCTCGAAGAGGACCTGCAGGACGACGAGTTCATCGAGAACCGCACGGTCGGTTTCGAGGAGGTCAAAGAGGGCGTCGAGAAGTTCACGCCCGAGTACGTCGAAGAGCACGCGGGCGTCCCCCCGGAGCAACTGAAGAACGCGGCCGAGGCCATCGCCACGGCCGACAGTTGTACGTTCTGTTGGACGCTCGGGCTGACCGAGCACAGCCACGGCACCGAGAACGTCATCTCGATGGCGAACCTCGCGCTGGTGACGGGCCACGTCGGCACCGAGAAGTCGGGGCTGGCGCCGTTCCGCGGCCAGAACAACGTGCAGGGCGGCGGCGGCGACATGGGCCCAGTTCCGGGCAACTTCCCCGGCTACCAGAAGGTGACCGACGACGACGCCCGCGAGAAGTTCGAGGACTACTACGGCGTCGACGACCTGCCGGCCGAAGTGGGTCTCACAATCACCGAGCAGTTCCTCGCCGCCGACCGCGACAACATCAAGTCGATGTTCGTCGAGGGGGAGAACCCGGTCTACTCGGAACCGAACGTCGACCACGCCGAGGAGATTCTCGAAGAACTAGACTTCCTCGCCGTCCAAGACATCTTCCTGACGAAGACGGCGGAGTACGCCGACGTGGTGCTGCCGGCGACGGGCCACGTCGAGACGAACGGGACGTACACGAGTACGACCCGCCACGTGCAACTCGTCAAGCGGGCCGTCGACCCGCCGGGCGAGGCGAAGCCGGACTGGGTCATCACGCAGGAACTGGCGAACCGCTTCGGCTTCGAGTGGGACTACGACTCGCCCAGCGACATCATGGACGAGATAAACGACCTCACGCCCATCTACGGCGGCGTCACCCACGAGCGTCTCGAGAACGGCGAGGCGCTCTCGTGGCCCGTCTGGGACGAGGACCACCCCGGAACGCCGCACCTCTACGAGGAGCAGTTCAACACGGCCGACGGGAAGGCGCACATGTTCCCGACGGACATCTCGGGTCCCGCCGAGCGGGAGATGGACGACGGCGATTACCCGCTCAAACTGACGACGGGGCGCGTCCTCTACCAGTACCACACGGGGACGATGACGAACCGCGAGGAGGGCATCCGTTCGTACACGGACGAGTTGTTCGTCGAGATAAACCCGGAGACGGCCGAGTCGCTCGGCATCGCGGACGAGGACCCGGTCCGCATCACCTCGCGCAAGGGCGAGATAGAGGCGATGGCGCAGGTGACCGACCGCATCGGCCCCGATACCATATTCGTGCCGATGCACGTCCTCGGCGACGAGACGGACGTGGTGAACAAACTGACCGACGAGGAGCACCTCGACGAACAGGCGCACGTGCCGGAGTTCAAGGTGACCGACGTGAAGGTGGTCCCGCGGGACCGTCCCGCGGCCGTCGACGACGACCCGAACAAGTCGGTTCCCGAAAGCGCCGACGACTGA
- a CDS encoding ABC transporter permease encodes MSWLYRIAGRFPRLVIARRNISRAKARSALAVLAILIGVVAIGSIGAGGAAFKQSQLQTLQGQGATNVYVSPGPDMDRSYFDREDLKAINETVGPAGVVATRGGDLAVLDRNGTRESVSVTYLDDPKRVYEVGRGTVPDDWRRSLVVSSAFAADRDVEPGERVTVVSETEAGTETAADETERTYRVAAVLEDAQAVGASDVYLPIERAEAREYGQVRVTTRSTDRAEAVATALREEFNDRKQRLLVLELTSLVRLLTTIVNGINTFLAGLASISLLVAGVSITNTMLMAVIKRREEIGVLRAVGYGKRDIVRILLLEASLLGVLGAVIGVSISVAVALVANAVFLGDPFAFTRTALLYLAGAAAFGVATSLLAGAYPAWRAANERPVEALRG; translated from the coding sequence GTGAGTTGGCTCTACCGGATCGCGGGACGGTTCCCGCGACTCGTAATCGCGCGGCGGAACATCTCGCGTGCGAAGGCGCGTTCGGCGCTCGCGGTGCTCGCGATACTCATCGGCGTCGTCGCCATCGGGTCCATCGGCGCCGGCGGCGCGGCGTTCAAACAGAGCCAACTGCAGACGCTTCAGGGACAGGGAGCGACGAACGTCTACGTCTCGCCCGGTCCCGACATGGACCGCTCGTACTTCGACCGCGAGGACCTGAAGGCGATAAACGAGACCGTCGGGCCCGCGGGGGTCGTCGCGACGAGGGGCGGCGACCTGGCGGTGCTCGACCGCAACGGAACCCGCGAGTCAGTTTCGGTCACCTACTTGGACGACCCGAAGCGGGTGTACGAGGTCGGCCGCGGAACCGTTCCGGACGACTGGCGGCGGAGCCTCGTCGTGTCCTCGGCGTTCGCCGCGGACCGCGACGTCGAACCCGGCGAACGGGTGACGGTCGTCTCGGAGACGGAGGCGGGAACCGAGACGGCCGCCGACGAGACCGAACGCACGTACCGCGTCGCGGCCGTCCTCGAAGACGCGCAAGCCGTCGGGGCGAGCGACGTCTACCTGCCCATCGAACGGGCCGAGGCCCGGGAGTACGGTCAGGTTCGGGTGACGACCCGGTCGACCGACCGCGCCGAGGCGGTCGCGACGGCGCTCCGAGAGGAGTTCAACGACCGGAAACAGCGACTGCTGGTCTTGGAACTCACCTCGCTGGTCCGGTTGCTCACGACCATCGTGAACGGCATCAACACGTTCCTCGCGGGGTTGGCCTCCATCTCGCTGCTCGTCGCCGGCGTCTCGATCACGAACACGATGCTGATGGCGGTCATCAAGCGACGCGAAGAGATCGGCGTCCTTCGGGCGGTGGGGTACGGAAAGCGCGACATCGTCCGGATACTGCTGCTCGAAGCGTCGCTGCTGGGCGTCCTCGGTGCGGTGATCGGCGTGTCGATCTCCGTCGCCGTCGCACTCGTCGCCAACGCCGTGTTCCTGGGAGACCCGTTCGCATTCACGCGAACCGCGCTCCTGTATCTCGCCGGAGCGGCGGCGTTCGGCGTTGCAACGAGTCTGCTCGCGGGCGCGTATCCGGCGTGGCGAGCGGCGAACGAGCGACCCGTCGAGGCCCTCCGAGGATGA
- a CDS encoding diacylglycerol/lipid kinase family protein: MTAHETTDGDREATAPSDGEWRIILNPVSGSGDHAERVESLAAERGYAVERTEEPGDAVEFAERAGREGAERVAACGGDGTIHNVVEGLGRADALDDVTFGVVPGGTGNDFATNVGIRDVEHAFELLESGDRRRIDLGVADGELFTNSCIAGLTAQTSSETSSDMKERFGTLAYVASGFKTVREFDPLHVELEVERDVAAQSTTWTGEALCILVGNARGFARGGGQANVEDGLFEVTIVNDMPTSKMLTEAAVQQFIGSDTENVTQLTGDELHVTGREGEDIEFSLDGEIREHRDLSMHVRPRALSVVVGDAYEPEPSDA, translated from the coding sequence ATGACAGCCCACGAGACGACCGACGGCGACCGAGAAGCGACCGCCCCGAGCGACGGCGAGTGGCGAATCATCCTCAACCCGGTCAGCGGGTCCGGCGACCACGCCGAGCGGGTGGAGTCGCTGGCGGCCGAGCGGGGGTACGCCGTCGAGCGGACGGAGGAACCCGGCGACGCCGTCGAGTTCGCCGAACGGGCCGGCCGAGAGGGCGCCGAGCGGGTGGCCGCCTGCGGGGGCGACGGGACGATACACAACGTCGTCGAGGGACTCGGCCGGGCGGACGCCCTCGACGACGTGACGTTCGGCGTCGTCCCCGGCGGCACCGGCAACGACTTCGCCACGAACGTCGGCATCAGGGACGTCGAGCACGCCTTCGAACTCCTCGAAAGCGGCGACCGACGGCGCATCGACCTCGGCGTCGCCGACGGCGAACTGTTCACGAACTCCTGTATCGCCGGGCTGACCGCCCAGACGAGTTCCGAGACGAGTTCCGACATGAAAGAGCGGTTCGGGACGCTCGCCTACGTCGCCAGCGGCTTCAAGACGGTCCGGGAGTTCGACCCGTTGCACGTCGAACTCGAAGTCGAACGCGACGTGGCGGCGCAGTCGACGACGTGGACGGGCGAGGCGCTCTGCATCCTCGTCGGCAACGCGCGCGGGTTCGCCCGCGGCGGCGGGCAGGCGAACGTCGAGGACGGCCTCTTCGAGGTGACTATCGTGAACGACATGCCCACCTCGAAGATGCTGACCGAGGCGGCCGTCCAGCAGTTCATCGGCAGCGACACGGAGAACGTGACCCAACTGACCGGCGACGAACTCCACGTCACCGGTCGGGAGGGCGAGGATATCGAGTTCAGCCTCGACGGCGAGATACGCGAACACCGCGACCTGTCGATGCACGTCCGCCCACGGGCGCTCAGCGTCGTCGTCGGTGACGCGTACGAACCGGAGCCCTCGGACGCCTGA
- a CDS encoding glycoside hydrolase family 13 protein — protein MEETTDPEARAAWWKEAVVYEIYPRSFNDSDGDGVGDIPGIVEKADYLDDLGVDVVWLCPVYASPDYDNGYDISDYRAIHEQFGTMADWEELLAELHARDIRLVMDLVVNHTSSQHEWFRKSRRRAEGYDDYYIWRDGDGEDPPNNWESVFGGPAWSYDDAREQWYLHLFHEEQPDLNWRTPAVRADVAEMMRWWLEKGIDGFRMDAVNLISKAEGLPDGDPSNGLVGEEHVFNGPSLESYLRELYDEVLSEYDAMTVAEMPNTDPDTAAEYLGEDGAGLNMIFQFEHMDVDAGPDGVWDLEGWGEFHLPEFKRVVSRWQTELWGRGWNSTYLGNHDQARIVSRYGDVDERGSSAHQTQSGDDEAYRRESATLLATFLLTMGGTPYLYQGDEIGMTNVELNSLEEIDDVETVGAVEDMLDSGEIDSFEEARGLVNYTSRDHARTPMQWSDDEHAGFTDGEPWYPVNENYPEINVAAQRADEGSIWHYYRRLVDLRHEKDVFVYGAYDLLLPDDESFYAYTRTLDEEVVLVVLNWSGTESVFDCAALDTTEATVVVGNGDDPPTDPQGARFGPYEAVVYRL, from the coding sequence ATGGAGGAGACGACGGACCCCGAGGCGCGCGCGGCGTGGTGGAAGGAGGCGGTCGTATACGAGATTTACCCCCGGAGTTTCAACGACAGCGACGGCGACGGAGTGGGCGATATTCCGGGTATCGTCGAGAAGGCGGACTACCTCGACGACTTGGGAGTGGACGTCGTGTGGCTCTGCCCGGTGTACGCCTCGCCGGACTACGACAACGGCTACGACATCTCGGACTACCGCGCCATCCACGAGCAGTTCGGGACGATGGCCGACTGGGAGGAACTGCTCGCGGAACTGCACGCGCGCGACATCCGCCTCGTCATGGACCTCGTGGTCAACCACACCTCCTCGCAGCACGAGTGGTTCCGGAAGTCGCGGCGGCGCGCCGAGGGCTACGACGACTACTACATCTGGCGCGACGGCGACGGTGAGGACCCGCCGAACAACTGGGAGTCGGTGTTCGGCGGGCCGGCGTGGTCGTACGACGACGCGCGCGAACAGTGGTACCTCCACCTGTTCCACGAGGAGCAACCCGACCTGAACTGGCGGACCCCGGCCGTCCGCGCGGACGTCGCCGAGATGATGCGGTGGTGGCTGGAGAAGGGCATCGACGGCTTCCGGATGGACGCGGTCAACCTCATCTCGAAGGCCGAGGGGCTCCCGGACGGCGACCCCTCGAACGGACTCGTCGGGGAAGAGCACGTGTTCAACGGACCGAGCCTCGAATCGTACCTCCGAGAACTGTACGACGAGGTGCTCTCGGAGTACGACGCGATGACCGTCGCCGAGATGCCGAACACCGACCCCGACACGGCCGCGGAGTACCTCGGCGAGGACGGCGCGGGCCTGAACATGATCTTCCAGTTCGAGCACATGGACGTCGACGCCGGCCCGGACGGCGTCTGGGACCTGGAGGGATGGGGAGAGTTCCACCTCCCCGAGTTCAAGCGGGTCGTGAGCCGCTGGCAGACCGAACTGTGGGGGCGGGGGTGGAACTCGACGTACCTCGGGAACCACGACCAGGCCCGCATCGTCTCGCGGTACGGCGACGTCGACGAACGGGGCTCGTCGGCCCACCAGACGCAGTCTGGTGACGACGAGGCGTACCGCCGCGAGAGCGCCACCCTCCTCGCGACGTTCCTCCTGACGATGGGCGGGACGCCCTACCTCTATCAGGGCGACGAAATCGGGATGACGAACGTCGAGTTGAACTCGTTAGAAGAGATAGACGACGTGGAGACGGTCGGCGCCGTCGAGGACATGCTCGATAGCGGCGAAATCGACTCCTTCGAGGAGGCGCGCGGACTCGTCAACTACACGAGCCGCGACCACGCGCGGACGCCGATGCAGTGGTCCGACGACGAACACGCCGGCTTCACCGACGGCGAACCGTGGTACCCGGTGAACGAGAACTACCCCGAAATCAACGTCGCGGCCCAACGCGCCGACGAGGGGTCCATCTGGCACTACTACCGACGACTCGTCGACCTGAGACACGAGAAAGACGTGTTCGTCTACGGCGCGTACGACCTGTTGCTTCCGGATGACGAGTCGTTCTACGCCTACACCCGGACGCTCGACGAGGAGGTGGTGCTGGTGGTGCTCAACTGGTCCGGCACGGAGTCAGTGTTCGACTGCGCGGCGCTCGACACGACGGAGGCGACTGTCGTCGTCGGCAACGGCGACGACCCGCCGACCGACCCGCAAGGCGCGCGGTTCGGGCCGTATGAGGCCGTCGTCTATCGGCTCTGA
- a CDS encoding NAD-dependent epimerase/dehydratase family protein: MDVLVTGGDGFVGRHLCAELVDRGHDVVSLSRTPDPSVLPAEVTTTSGDVREFSSIEGAFEGRDAVVHLVALSPLYQHPVSQETVHADGTENAVEAADAHGVKRFVQMSSIGTHPDGRTSYLNQGESPAVHGGRELSMCRTNQ, from the coding sequence ATGGACGTACTCGTCACCGGGGGCGACGGATTCGTCGGTCGGCATCTGTGCGCGGAACTCGTCGACCGCGGCCACGACGTGGTGTCGCTCTCGCGGACGCCCGACCCGTCGGTGCTCCCGGCGGAAGTCACGACGACGAGCGGGGACGTGCGGGAGTTTTCGTCCATCGAAGGCGCGTTCGAGGGGAGGGACGCCGTCGTCCACCTCGTCGCGCTCTCGCCGCTCTACCAGCACCCGGTGAGCCAGGAAACCGTCCACGCGGACGGGACGGAGAACGCCGTCGAGGCCGCGGACGCCCACGGCGTCAAGCGGTTCGTGCAGATGAGTTCCATCGGGACCCACCCGGACGGTCGGACCTCCTACCTGAATCAAGGAGAGAGTCCCGCCGTTCACGGCGGGCGTGAATTATCAATGTGCCGCACGAACCAGTAG
- a CDS encoding DUF7344 domain-containing protein produces MEDDDIWQSVFRALGDRTRRRVLVALSELPNADDTLSVPEDVHEGDRDEATLETALYHNHLPLLEQAGYVRWDPDAGRVGIGDDFEEIRPVLRLLHDNRDGLPDGWV; encoded by the coding sequence ATGGAGGACGACGATATCTGGCAGTCCGTCTTCAGAGCCCTCGGCGACCGAACCCGTCGGCGCGTGCTGGTCGCGCTCTCGGAACTCCCGAACGCGGACGATACGCTGAGCGTTCCCGAGGACGTTCACGAGGGTGACCGGGACGAGGCGACGTTGGAAACGGCCCTGTACCACAACCACCTCCCGCTGTTGGAGCAGGCCGGCTACGTTCGGTGGGACCCGGACGCGGGTCGGGTCGGCATCGGGGACGACTTCGAGGAGATTCGGCCGGTGCTCCGACTCCTCCACGACAACCGGGACGGCCTCCCCGACGGGTGGGTCTAA